The proteins below come from a single Methanomicrobiales archaeon genomic window:
- a CDS encoding DUF1328 domain-containing protein, with product MALHELAIIFAPFGYGGTAGMSFDMAKWLVIAFVIPAIIALLL from the coding sequence ATGGCGCTGCACGAATTGGCGATCATCTTCGCGCCGTTCGGCTACGGCGGTACCGCGGGAATGTCGTTCGATATGGCCAAGTGGCTGGTGATCGCGTTCGTCATCCCGGCAATAATAGCGCTGCTCTTGTAG